Part of the Vagococcus jeotgali genome, TATTTTCGTGATGAACCAATATCATCCCAAGCTAGATAATTAAGCTCTGTGAAATCATAGTTGTCTTTGACTGGTAATTTGAGTTTTTTAACCTTTTTAAAGGTTTTTTCAATTTGTTTGTCAGAGATATCTTCAAAAGGGGTTACCATAGATTTTAGTCTGGCAAACAAAGGTTTGGCTTTTTCATTTGTTAGACGTTTATCTAAGTAAATAGGCTTAATGTCATCGTGTAATTCTTGTCCTAAAACGTCATTTAATGTTTCTCCAATAAGCATTTGATTAGTTTCAACGACTTGTGGGTCTGAAACTGTTTTATAAATATCAATTAATTGTTTAATTTTGTTTGTGACATAAGTATATTCATATGGTTTTAGCATGTTTTTTCCTTCTTTCAAGTTATTGGATACTTTGAAAAAAACAGCAGGGTGTTATTTATCAAAATATCATTGGTCAGTTGATACTTTGATTGCAGATAAAGATGATAAACTCATCCCAATCACCTCCTAAATTCTTAACGCTCTATTCTACTTGAAATAAGATAAATAAAAAAGCAAAAAGATTGAGGTCTGTTTTTTTTATAACATAAATGGTAGTATTAATTAAACAAAGGAGGGGAGCACATGGGACACGTATTAATCATCTCATTAATTTTATTATTTTTAATAACCATACCTCTATTAATTTACTATAGTTATCAACTTGTTTTTATGGATGCTAAAAGTAGACAAATATCAAAACCAAAATTTTGGACAATACTAGCTTCCTCTTCTCAAAATGGCGCTGGAATCTTTTTTTATTTATTTAAAAGAAGAGGAACGGTTAGTCATTTGACTAATGAAGAATTAAAAAAAATAGAAAAGATTAAAAGAAGAATTTATATATTATTTGGAGTAGACTTACTAATGGTTATCATTGCTTTAGTCGTACTTTTCATACAGTCATAACTTATCACTAATAACAACGAAAAAACAGAGAAGCAACCATCATAAATATGGTAACTTCTCTGTTTTTACTTGAAAACATATCAGACTGACCTAATGTCTATCGTCTTCTATAAGGTGACCTGTAAGAATGGGTCTGCTCATCTACTGAGTAACCTTCTTCTATGAGTGTACTTTTTAAAACAAGATGGGTATCGTCCTCTTCATCCCTAATTAAAACAGTATTCTCCAAAATCACTTCCACTCGACCTACGACTTCTTCACTATGAACTGTAAGTGAATCAACAAATGAATCGACTGTAACCATAGCTTTAGACAAGTTAAATCACTTCCTTCTAAAATCATTATAGCACATTTTAGACAGATAAGATAATAAATAGTATTCTAATGT contains:
- a CDS encoding elongation factor G-binding protein — encoded protein: MLKPYEYTYVTNKIKQLIDIYKTVSDPQVVETNQMLIGETLNDVLGQELHDDIKPIYLDKRLTNEKAKPLFARLKSMVTPFEDISDKQIEKTFKKVKKLKLPVKDNYDFTELNYLAWDDIGSSRKYIVFRKDNELFATYGVMSSNVSKGLCAICHQFDNVSMYMATTKK